A region of Prochlorococcus marinus subsp. pastoris str. CCMP1986 DNA encodes the following proteins:
- a CDS encoding ABC transporter permease, whose amino-acid sequence MKVLEANNFFGYSLSSFSNDIFAPPSLKHLCGTDRLGRDVCLRTLQGSSIAIEVVFLAIFFALILGLPLGLLSGYFGGILDKCLSLVMDTIFSIPVILLAVVVAFVLGKGIINASIALCIVYSPQYFRLIRNQTMLIKSETYVEAARVSGADVKTIIFKYILPNVITPLPILLTLNAADAVLVLGSLGFLGLGVPANVPEWGSDLNLALAAIPTGIWWTALFPGLAMFFLVLGLSFIGEELENIFEN is encoded by the coding sequence ATGAAAGTATTAGAGGCTAATAACTTTTTTGGTTATTCTTTATCATCATTTAGTAATGATATTTTTGCACCACCTTCCTTAAAACATTTATGTGGTACAGATAGATTAGGAAGGGATGTTTGTTTAAGAACTTTACAAGGGTCATCTATAGCTATTGAAGTTGTATTCCTTGCAATTTTCTTTGCTTTAATTTTAGGCCTTCCTTTAGGGTTATTGAGTGGATATTTTGGAGGGATCCTTGATAAATGCTTATCACTTGTAATGGATACTATTTTTTCAATTCCTGTTATTTTGCTCGCAGTAGTAGTAGCTTTTGTACTTGGTAAAGGGATTATTAATGCCTCTATAGCCTTATGTATAGTTTATTCTCCTCAATATTTTAGATTAATCAGAAATCAAACAATGTTAATAAAATCAGAGACATATGTTGAAGCTGCAAGAGTTTCGGGGGCTGATGTTAAAACTATAATTTTTAAATATATACTTCCAAATGTAATAACCCCTTTACCTATTCTCCTTACTTTAAATGCTGCTGATGCTGTTTTGGTATTAGGAAGTTTGGGCTTTTTAGGGTTAGGAGTTCCTGCAAATGTTCCAGAATGGGGAAGTGATCTTAATCTTGCGCTTGCTGCTATACCAACTGGGATTTGGTGGACTGCATTATTCCCTGGATTAGCAATGTTTTTTTTAGTCTTAGGTCTTTCTTTTATAGGAGAAGAACTAGAAAATATTTTTGAGAATTGA
- the lepA gene encoding translation elongation factor 4, with the protein MTDISVSKIRNFCIIAHIDHGKSTLADRLLQDTGTVKQRDMQDQFLDSMDLERERGITIKLQAARMKYKAKDSQEYILNLIDTPGHVDFSYEVSRSLQACEGALLVVDASQGVEAQTLANVYLALENNLEIIPVLNKVDLPGADAEKIKQEIEEIIGLDTSNAINCSAKTGEGIEDILEAVVSRIPHPQNEVKSLTKALIFDSYYDPYRGVIVYFRVIAGSINKKDKILLMASKKNYELDEIGIMAPDEKQVNELHAGEVGYLAASIKSVADARVGDTITLFNSPAKDPLPGYKTANPMVFCGLFPTDADQYPDLRESLEKLQLSDAALKYEPETSSAMGFGFRCGFLGLLHMEIVQERLEREYDLDLIVTAPSVIYKVNLNDQEDILIDNPSTIPDPQSRESIEEPYVKMEIYSPNEFNGTLMGLCQERRGVFIDMKYITTDRVTLIYEIPLAEVVTDFFDQMKSRTQGYASMEYHLIGYRKNDLVRLDVLINSERADPLTSIVHKDKAYGIGRGLVEKLKELIPKQQFKIPIQASIGSRIIASESISALRKDVLSKCYGGDISRKKKLLKKQAKGKKRMKAMGKVDVPQEAFMAVLKLNQ; encoded by the coding sequence ATGACTGATATATCTGTTTCAAAAATAAGAAATTTTTGCATAATAGCTCATATTGATCATGGTAAATCTACTCTCGCAGATAGGTTGCTTCAAGACACTGGTACTGTGAAGCAAAGAGATATGCAAGATCAGTTTTTGGATAGTATGGATCTTGAAAGAGAAAGGGGTATAACAATCAAATTACAGGCTGCAAGAATGAAATATAAAGCAAAAGATTCGCAAGAATATATTTTAAATTTAATTGACACACCAGGACATGTTGATTTTTCTTATGAAGTAAGTAGATCTTTGCAGGCTTGTGAAGGTGCTTTATTAGTTGTTGATGCAAGTCAAGGTGTAGAGGCTCAAACATTAGCCAATGTTTATCTTGCCCTTGAAAATAATTTAGAAATAATTCCTGTCTTAAATAAAGTTGATTTACCTGGTGCTGATGCTGAAAAAATAAAGCAAGAAATTGAAGAGATTATTGGATTAGACACATCTAATGCAATAAATTGTTCTGCTAAAACTGGAGAAGGAATAGAAGATATATTAGAAGCAGTTGTGAGTAGAATTCCTCATCCTCAAAATGAAGTTAAATCTCTTACTAAGGCGCTAATCTTTGACTCTTATTATGACCCCTATAGAGGTGTAATTGTTTACTTCAGAGTGATAGCTGGGTCAATCAATAAAAAGGACAAGATCTTACTTATGGCAAGTAAGAAAAACTATGAGTTAGATGAAATTGGAATAATGGCTCCTGATGAGAAGCAAGTTAATGAACTACATGCGGGAGAAGTTGGTTATCTGGCTGCATCTATTAAGTCAGTCGCTGATGCAAGAGTGGGAGATACAATCACACTATTTAATTCTCCTGCAAAAGATCCTCTTCCTGGATATAAAACAGCCAATCCTATGGTGTTTTGTGGATTGTTTCCAACTGATGCTGATCAATATCCAGATTTAAGAGAATCTTTAGAAAAACTGCAATTATCTGATGCGGCGCTTAAATACGAACCCGAGACAAGTAGTGCTATGGGATTCGGCTTTAGATGTGGATTTTTAGGACTTCTTCATATGGAAATTGTTCAGGAAAGATTGGAGAGGGAATATGATTTGGATTTGATAGTAACAGCGCCTTCAGTAATATATAAAGTTAATTTGAACGATCAGGAAGACATATTAATTGATAATCCTTCTACAATTCCAGATCCTCAATCAAGAGAATCAATAGAAGAACCTTATGTAAAAATGGAAATTTATTCTCCCAATGAATTTAACGGGACACTAATGGGTTTATGCCAAGAAAGACGAGGTGTTTTTATTGATATGAAATATATCACTACAGATAGAGTGACTTTGATTTACGAAATACCATTAGCAGAAGTCGTTACTGATTTTTTTGATCAAATGAAAAGTAGAACTCAAGGATATGCATCAATGGAATACCATTTAATTGGATATAGAAAAAATGATCTTGTTAGGTTAGATGTTCTTATAAATTCTGAAAGAGCTGATCCTTTAACTTCTATTGTTCATAAAGATAAGGCCTATGGAATTGGTAGGGGCTTAGTAGAGAAATTAAAGGAGCTAATACCAAAACAACAATTTAAAATACCAATTCAGGCTTCAATAGGCAGCCGTATTATTGCAAGCGAAAGTATTAGCGCATTAAGAAAAGATGTCCTTTCTAAGTGCTACGGGGGAGATATCTCTAGAAAAAAGAAACTTTTGAAGAAGCAAGCTAAAGGGAAAAAGAGGATGAAGGCAATGGGTAAAGTTGATGTACCTCAAGAAGCTTTTATGGCAGTTCTGAAATTAAATCAGTAA
- a CDS encoding malate:quinone oxidoreductase: MTSKNILNKNNCYDAILVGAGIMSGTLALLITEILPTIKILIIEKLNKPGSESTGAFNNAGTGHAANCELNYTPVDENGDLQIDKALFINRSFENSMSLWASLYSKGKIDIKKFLKFIPHISFVTGTENISFLKKRFKAMSKYPEFADMEFSSSFNQIKSWAPLITTCRDPLDKVAATRIKRGTDINFQALTREYLTYISKNKNVEIFYNTELIDLKKTDKKQWKLKVRSLGKIVSLNTSYVFLGAGGKTINFLQKSKIPEAKIYGGFPVSGKWLICEEKSLTEKHNAKVYGKADIGSPPMSVPHLDTRWIEGKKFLLYGPFAGFTTKFLKKGSYLDLFSSIKKSNLFSMLDVGIKNNELINYLFSQSFKSHNSRVENLRNMMPSAEPSNWYLENAGQRVQIIKKTKDGGSLQFGTEIVNSGDGSLSALLGASPGASTAVSIMIEVLKKSCLFNADKFELEKKLSNLLYESEIKNESDNNFLEIIKKRNNSILGFHP; the protein is encoded by the coding sequence GTGACTTCTAAAAACATCTTAAATAAAAATAATTGTTATGATGCGATATTGGTAGGGGCAGGAATAATGAGCGGAACACTTGCGTTATTGATTACAGAGATTTTACCTACAATAAAAATATTAATTATAGAAAAGTTAAATAAACCAGGTAGTGAAAGTACGGGTGCATTTAACAATGCAGGAACTGGTCACGCTGCAAATTGCGAATTAAATTACACCCCCGTAGATGAAAATGGAGATTTACAAATAGATAAAGCCCTTTTTATAAATCGTTCCTTTGAAAATTCAATGTCTTTATGGGCCTCATTGTACTCAAAGGGGAAGATAGATATTAAAAAATTTTTAAAATTTATTCCTCATATAAGCTTTGTCACAGGGACTGAAAATATTTCTTTTTTAAAAAAAAGATTTAAAGCAATGTCTAAATATCCAGAGTTTGCAGACATGGAATTTTCATCATCTTTTAATCAAATAAAATCATGGGCACCACTTATTACTACTTGTAGAGATCCATTAGATAAAGTTGCAGCTACTCGAATAAAAAGAGGAACTGATATCAATTTTCAAGCTTTAACAAGAGAATATCTAACTTACATTTCTAAGAATAAGAATGTTGAAATTTTTTATAACACAGAATTAATAGATTTAAAGAAAACAGACAAAAAACAATGGAAATTAAAAGTTCGTTCACTAGGCAAAATCGTTTCCCTGAACACTTCATACGTTTTCCTTGGAGCTGGTGGCAAAACAATAAACTTTTTGCAAAAATCTAAAATTCCTGAAGCTAAAATATATGGTGGTTTTCCTGTTAGTGGAAAATGGCTTATATGTGAGGAAAAGTCTTTAACGGAAAAACATAATGCAAAAGTTTATGGGAAAGCAGATATAGGATCACCTCCAATGTCAGTGCCGCATTTAGATACAAGATGGATTGAAGGCAAAAAATTTCTTCTCTATGGCCCTTTTGCTGGTTTCACGACTAAATTCTTAAAAAAGGGCTCTTATTTAGATTTATTTAGTTCAATTAAAAAAAGTAATTTATTTTCTATGCTTGATGTTGGGATTAAGAATAACGAATTAATTAATTATCTTTTTTCACAATCTTTTAAGAGTCATAATTCTAGAGTTGAAAATTTAAGGAATATGATGCCATCAGCTGAGCCTTCGAATTGGTATTTAGAGAATGCTGGGCAAAGAGTTCAAATAATCAAAAAAACTAAAGATGGAGGTTCTTTGCAATTTGGCACGGAAATTGTCAACTCGGGAGATGGTTCACTTTCTGCTTTATTAGGTGCTTCTCCTGGAGCTAGTACAGCAGTTTCAATAATGATTGAGGTTTTAAAAAAATCTTGCCTTTTTAATGCTGATAAATTTGAGCTTGAGAAGAAATTAAGTAATCTTCTTTATGAATCTGAAATAAAAAATGAAAGTGATAATAATTTTTTAGAAATTATTAAAAAAAGAAATAATTCTATTTTAGGTTTCCATCCATAA
- a CDS encoding transglycosylase domain-containing protein → MNEIKYKYFIFSSSIFIFFVIFFPIFNLIRITLNFDPLKINTSKSIPYSYEIFSSDNKTLRKLSRKFDVLDNANSIPFFLKYSFISGEDKRFFNHNGIDLIGLSRAFISNIQSGYFKEGGSTITQQVARLIFLNNDLSFQRKIKEIIISLVLDLKFSKNQILKLYLNNIYLGSGAYGINEASQVYFGKLITELSLSEVALVAGLAPAPSIYSPYENIDLAIKKRNKILKDMYIDGYISLDERNEALKEKVNLNYSINNKDSKDNLLVNFILKETNNKIKNHKKYKFLRIKSSINKDWQEIGQKISRSIGSNNIETALLSIESNSGLIRTMITSKNPTINEFNRVTSAIRPLGSTFKIIPYTAALKEGIKLRDKFEDLPKCWEDYCPKNFSEIYRGKISLIDSFKTSSNIVPLKISSNIGLKKIINQANLFGLGYEQPLEEFLPLAIGSYGDSLLNITNAYATLNSNGNLYKTSILEKIESNNNELIWENKFIHEKILDSEVNKSLNNLLEKSVSEGTSIAASIKGERVYGKTGTSDGNRDLWFIGSINNLTTGVWIGFDENKETKLSSGNAAYFWKKFISKIYDLEI, encoded by the coding sequence GTGAATGAAATAAAATATAAATATTTTATTTTTAGCTCATCGATATTTATTTTCTTTGTCATATTTTTCCCCATATTTAATTTAATTAGGATTACTTTAAATTTTGACCCACTTAAAATCAATACTTCAAAATCAATACCCTATTCTTATGAAATATTCTCTTCTGATAATAAAACATTAAGAAAATTAAGTCGAAAATTCGATGTTCTTGATAATGCAAATTCGATACCATTTTTTCTAAAGTATTCTTTTATCTCGGGTGAGGATAAAAGATTTTTTAACCATAATGGAATTGACTTAATAGGTTTATCAAGAGCGTTTATTAGTAATATTCAGAGCGGATACTTTAAAGAGGGTGGAAGCACTATTACTCAGCAAGTAGCAAGATTAATTTTCTTAAATAATGATTTAAGTTTTCAAAGAAAAATTAAAGAAATAATAATTTCCTTAGTTTTAGACTTGAAATTCAGTAAAAATCAAATTTTAAAATTATATTTAAATAATATTTACTTAGGATCAGGAGCTTATGGTATTAATGAAGCCTCCCAAGTTTATTTTGGAAAACTTATAACTGAATTATCATTATCTGAGGTTGCCTTAGTAGCTGGATTAGCACCTGCTCCCTCGATTTATTCGCCTTATGAAAATATCGATTTAGCTATTAAAAAAAGAAATAAAATTTTAAAAGATATGTATATTGATGGCTACATATCTTTGGACGAGAGAAATGAAGCCTTAAAGGAAAAAGTTAATTTAAATTATTCAATAAATAATAAAGATTCTAAAGATAATTTATTAGTAAATTTCATACTCAAGGAAACAAATAACAAAATCAAAAATCATAAAAAGTACAAATTTTTACGGATAAAATCGAGCATCAATAAAGATTGGCAGGAAATAGGACAAAAAATTTCTAGGTCTATAGGGTCTAATAATATTGAAACAGCATTGTTATCAATAGAATCCAATAGCGGTTTAATTCGAACAATGATAACTAGTAAGAATCCAACAATAAACGAATTTAATAGAGTTACCTCAGCCATAAGGCCTTTAGGTTCAACTTTTAAAATTATTCCATATACTGCAGCATTAAAAGAAGGTATAAAATTAAGAGATAAATTCGAAGATTTACCTAAGTGCTGGGAAGACTATTGTCCCAAAAATTTTTCTGAAATTTATCGAGGTAAGATATCTTTAATAGATTCTTTTAAAACCTCTTCAAATATAGTTCCTCTAAAAATTTCTAGTAATATAGGTCTTAAAAAAATTATAAACCAAGCTAATTTATTTGGCCTAGGGTATGAACAACCGCTTGAAGAATTTCTACCATTAGCTATCGGATCTTATGGAGATAGCCTCCTAAATATTACAAATGCCTATGCAACTCTGAATAGCAATGGGAATCTATATAAGACAAGCATTCTTGAAAAAATAGAATCAAATAATAATGAATTAATTTGGGAAAATAAATTTATTCATGAGAAGATATTAGATTCCGAAGTAAACAAAAGCCTAAATAATCTACTTGAAAAATCAGTTTCGGAAGGTACTTCGATAGCAGCCTCAATTAAAGGAGAAAGAGTATATGGCAAGACAGGAACTTCAGACGGGAACAGGGATCTTTGGTTTATTGGTTCAATTAATAATCTTACTACCGGAGTTTGGATAGGTTTTGATGAAAACAAAGAAACTAAGTTATCTAGCGGTAATGCAGCTTATTTTTGGAAAAAGTTCATAAGTAAAATATATGATTTAGAGATTTAA
- a CDS encoding TIGR03643 family protein: MEIIDIDRLIEMCWEDRTPFEAIEYQFGLKEEDAIKIMRNNLKPKSFKVWRKRVSGRKTKHMELKDSTRFKSTHKRKF, from the coding sequence ATGGAAATTATTGACATAGATAGATTAATCGAGATGTGTTGGGAAGATAGAACTCCTTTTGAAGCGATAGAGTATCAATTTGGTTTAAAAGAAGAAGATGCTATTAAAATAATGAGAAACAATCTTAAGCCAAAATCATTTAAAGTTTGGAGAAAAAGAGTTTCTGGAAGAAAAACAAAACATATGGAACTTAAAGATTCAACTAGATTTAAATCTACTCATAAAAGAAAATTTTAA
- a CDS encoding cryptochrome/photolyase family protein, with translation MNQISIIFPNQLFRESSLLKLSCEILIIEDSLFFGNDKFQKSINHKNKLIFHKASMLAYKKYLQNSGFKVIYIENKNNLSTVEYLSKYLQGKYQKVNIINPHDFLIMKRINRFVEANNLKLQVFQSPMFVTNEDLRKSFKSNSKKPLMGRFYENQRRSQNILLNPDGSPQGGKWSFDELNRKKLPKNINIPEIPKFQKNQFVIHAEKIISNLQIEFIGESNYFIYPTTFEEADSWLHDFFEDRFSLFGDYEDAISKEKVFLWHSLLSPLLNSGLLTAKEVIDKALTYGEKNKVPINSLEGFIRQIVGWREFICLVYEKYGTQMRTTNFWNFDNKPMPECFYKGSTGIDPVDIVINNIIKYGYCHHIERLMIIGNFMLLCRIHPDHVYKWFMEMFIDSYDWVMVPNVYGMSQFSDGGIFSTKPYISSSNYVKKMSDYKSGPWCSIWDGLFWKFIKDNETYFRKQYRLAMLTRNLDKMSDEKLNGHLRIAEEFISNLY, from the coding sequence ATGAATCAGATATCGATCATATTTCCAAATCAACTTTTTAGAGAAAGCTCACTCTTGAAGTTAAGTTGTGAAATTTTGATTATTGAAGATTCATTATTTTTTGGTAATGATAAATTTCAAAAGTCAATTAACCACAAAAATAAATTAATTTTCCATAAAGCTTCAATGCTTGCATATAAAAAATATCTGCAAAATTCAGGATTTAAAGTTATTTATATTGAGAATAAAAATAATCTTTCCACCGTAGAGTATTTATCAAAATATTTGCAAGGAAAATATCAAAAGGTAAATATTATAAATCCTCATGATTTTTTAATTATGAAGAGGATAAATAGATTTGTTGAAGCCAACAATCTTAAATTACAAGTTTTCCAATCCCCAATGTTTGTAACTAATGAAGACTTACGAAAGTCTTTTAAATCTAATTCCAAAAAACCCTTAATGGGTAGATTCTATGAGAATCAAAGAAGAAGTCAAAATATATTATTGAATCCTGATGGCTCACCTCAAGGAGGTAAATGGAGTTTTGATGAATTAAATAGAAAAAAATTACCCAAGAATATAAACATTCCTGAAATCCCAAAATTTCAAAAAAATCAGTTTGTAATTCATGCTGAAAAGATAATTTCTAATTTACAGATTGAGTTTATAGGTGAAAGTAATTATTTTATATATCCAACTACTTTCGAAGAAGCTGATAGTTGGCTTCATGATTTTTTCGAAGATAGATTTTCTTTATTTGGCGATTATGAAGATGCAATTAGTAAGGAAAAAGTCTTTTTATGGCATAGTTTACTTTCTCCTCTTTTAAATAGCGGTTTATTGACTGCAAAAGAAGTTATAGATAAGGCATTAACTTATGGTGAAAAAAATAAAGTTCCTATTAACTCTCTAGAAGGTTTTATTCGTCAAATAGTTGGATGGAGAGAATTTATTTGCTTAGTTTATGAAAAATATGGTACCCAAATGCGTACTACTAATTTTTGGAATTTTGATAATAAGCCTATGCCTGAGTGTTTCTATAAGGGAAGCACAGGAATCGATCCAGTCGATATCGTCATAAATAATATTATTAAATACGGTTATTGCCATCATATTGAGAGGCTTATGATAATAGGTAACTTTATGCTTTTATGTCGTATACATCCTGATCATGTTTATAAATGGTTTATGGAAATGTTTATAGATTCTTATGATTGGGTAATGGTCCCTAATGTTTATGGAATGAGTCAGTTTAGCGATGGAGGGATCTTTTCAACAAAACCTTATATTTCTAGCTCAAATTATGTGAAAAAAATGTCTGATTATAAAAGTGGTCCTTGGTGTTCAATCTGGGATGGTTTGTTTTGGAAATTTATAAAAGATAATGAAACTTATTTTAGAAAACAATATAGGCTTGCTATGTTAACGAGAAATTTAGATAAAATGAGTGACGAAAAGCTAAATGGTCATTTAAGAATAGCTGAGGAATTTATAAGTAATCTTTATTAA
- a CDS encoding DUF2256 domain-containing protein → MKILPSKICPVCNRPFNWRKKWKDCWKEVKYCSNRCRNRKSLV, encoded by the coding sequence TTGAAAATCCTACCAAGCAAAATATGCCCCGTTTGCAACAGGCCATTTAATTGGCGCAAAAAATGGAAAGATTGTTGGAAGGAAGTTAAATACTGTTCTAATAGATGTAGAAATAGGAAGTCATTAGTATGA
- a CDS encoding TrmH family RNA methyltransferase gives MSILPRRFERIKNVLNCRMRNLTVLVEAVNKPHNLSAILRTCDAAGVFEANFISEKDKVKTFNSTAQGSQKWVKLNNHETTISAVSELKKKGFKLYGTTLNERSTDYRNFDYSENTCFVLGAEKWGLSDQLISKVDESIFIPMSGMVQSLNVSVATSILLFEAIRQRKSKSLLPLKGEGLSAEEYEKTLFEWSYPDLASIYRKSGNKYPKMNQYGEINEVVNN, from the coding sequence ATGTCAATTTTGCCAAGAAGATTTGAGCGAATAAAAAATGTTTTAAATTGCAGAATGAGAAACTTAACGGTTCTGGTAGAGGCAGTAAATAAGCCACACAATTTATCTGCGATATTAAGAACATGTGATGCGGCGGGAGTTTTTGAAGCAAATTTTATTAGTGAAAAAGATAAAGTTAAAACTTTTAACAGTACAGCTCAAGGCAGTCAAAAATGGGTCAAATTAAATAATCATGAGACAACAATTTCTGCAGTATCTGAACTAAAAAAGAAAGGTTTTAAATTATATGGAACAACACTAAATGAGAGATCAACTGATTACAGGAATTTTGACTATTCAGAAAATACTTGTTTTGTTTTAGGAGCAGAAAAGTGGGGTTTAAGTGATCAACTAATTTCAAAAGTTGATGAATCAATCTTCATTCCAATGTCAGGAATGGTTCAATCTTTGAATGTTTCAGTAGCAACTTCTATTTTACTTTTTGAAGCTATTCGACAAAGAAAAAGTAAGAGTTTACTTCCTCTTAAAGGAGAAGGTTTAAGTGCAGAGGAATACGAAAAAACATTATTTGAATGGAGTTATCCTGACTTAGCTTCTATATACAGAAAGTCTGGAAATAAATATCCAAAGATGAATCAGTATGGAGAAATTAATGAAGTTGTTAATAACTAA
- a CDS encoding 16S rRNA (cytosine(967)-C(5))-methyltransferase: protein MIKGYLQRKASWEILLKVSSGIYSDHALEKVLKNYEFNSLDIAFITELSFGCIRYRKFLDLWIDHTSKLSHTKQPPKLRWLLHIGLYQLLKMDKIPFSAAISSTVEVAKKTDLKGLAGTVNAILRNTVRHIEKEHVPKISSDEIERLSSLESLPIWLVKEIVNWVGIKEAKNIAKAFNKKPSIDLRINSLKTDLNKFLNELAECNINATAISQLKNGIALNSNPRSIKKLPGYSDGLWVVQDRSSQWVAPLLNPMKGEKILDACSAPGSKTTHLAQLANDDAEILAVDRSEKRLKILQSNLERLNIKSVKTLKADATNLVDIQPNLISYFDKILIDAPCSGIGTLARNPDSRWSLSKDKINQLILLQERLLESVLPLLKRNGTLVYSTCTICPEENNFLIKRFLTKNKEIKLDSEKQILPKFDEPGDGFYAAKISYK, encoded by the coding sequence TTGATTAAAGGGTACCTTCAAAGAAAAGCATCTTGGGAAATTCTATTAAAAGTAAGTTCAGGAATTTATTCAGATCATGCTCTAGAAAAGGTATTAAAAAATTATGAGTTCAATTCATTAGATATAGCATTCATAACGGAATTATCTTTTGGATGTATTAGGTATAGAAAATTCCTTGATCTTTGGATAGACCATACATCAAAACTTTCTCATACTAAGCAACCACCAAAACTAAGATGGCTTTTACATATAGGTTTATATCAATTATTAAAAATGGATAAAATTCCATTTTCTGCAGCTATTTCTTCAACTGTAGAAGTTGCAAAGAAAACTGATTTAAAAGGTTTGGCTGGAACTGTAAACGCAATATTACGAAATACCGTTAGACATATAGAAAAAGAACATGTCCCAAAAATATCCTCAGATGAAATAGAGAGATTGTCTTCTCTTGAGTCATTACCAATATGGCTTGTAAAAGAAATTGTTAATTGGGTAGGAATAAAAGAAGCTAAAAATATCGCCAAGGCATTTAATAAAAAACCTTCAATTGATTTGCGAATTAATTCTCTTAAAACTGATTTAAATAAATTTTTGAATGAACTTGCTGAATGTAATATTAATGCTACCGCAATTAGTCAATTAAAAAATGGGATCGCCTTAAATTCTAATCCAAGGTCTATTAAAAAACTCCCTGGCTACAGCGATGGGCTGTGGGTAGTCCAAGATAGATCTTCTCAATGGGTCGCTCCTCTTTTAAATCCAATGAAAGGGGAAAAGATTCTTGATGCCTGCTCTGCCCCAGGAAGTAAAACAACTCATTTAGCTCAGTTAGCTAATGACGATGCTGAAATCTTAGCTGTTGATAGATCAGAAAAAAGATTGAAAATACTTCAATCAAATTTGGAAAGATTAAATATAAAAAGTGTTAAAACTTTGAAAGCTGATGCTACTAATTTAGTTGATATTCAACCAAATCTTATCTCTTATTTTGATAAAATCTTAATTGATGCTCCATGTTCAGGGATTGGAACCTTAGCAAGAAATCCTGATTCAAGATGGTCTTTAAGTAAGGATAAAATAAATCAATTAATTCTTTTACAGGAAAGATTATTAGAAAGCGTTTTACCTCTTTTAAAAAGAAATGGAACTTTAGTTTATTCAACTTGTACAATATGTCCTGAAGAAAATAATTTTCTAATTAAAAGATTTTTGACAAAAAATAAGGAAATTAAATTAGATAGTGAAAAACAAATCTTACCGAAATTTGATGAACCAGGAGATGGATTTTATGCAGCAAAAATTTCTTATAAATAA
- a CDS encoding thiol-disulfide oxidoreductase DCC family protein — protein sequence MQNKLIFLFDGGCPLCLRETNFLKSKDELNKIDFVDINNINYNPSLFKDISYAEAMSNLHGILENGNIIKGLDVLAYSYELIGLGWVYYPLKIEFFAPVLRLFYKYWAKYRLKITGRSNIEKLCTSECKQ from the coding sequence ATGCAAAATAAATTAATCTTTCTATTCGATGGTGGTTGTCCATTATGTCTTAGAGAAACTAATTTCTTAAAAAGCAAAGACGAGTTAAATAAAATTGACTTTGTTGATATCAACAATATTAATTATAATCCTAGTCTTTTTAAGGACATCTCATATGCAGAAGCAATGTCAAATCTTCATGGGATTTTAGAAAATGGAAATATTATCAAAGGGTTAGACGTATTAGCATATTCATATGAATTAATAGGGTTAGGGTGGGTTTACTACCCTTTAAAAATTGAATTCTTTGCTCCGGTTTTGAGGTTATTTTACAAATATTGGGCAAAATACAGACTTAAAATTACTGGCAGATCAAATATTGAAAAACTCTGTACTTCTGAATGTAAGCAATAA